In Pseudomonas campi, the sequence TGGCCCTGGAAGTGCTGCGCGCCTGTGCGCCCTTTGCCGACAAGACGGTCGAGGATGTCGGGCAGCCGGTTTTCCACGGCGTAGCACCGCTGCCGCTGCCGGGCCTGAGTGCCACGCAGCAGCGCCGCCTGGCCGGTCGCCATGGTTTGGCGCTGCCGCGTCTGGCGGTATTGCTGGACGAGTTGGGTGGCGAGCGCATTGGCGCCAGCGATACCCTGTGGGCCGAGCTGGCTCAGGCCTGTGACGATGAGCTGGTGCTGCACCTGGACGACCTGTTGCTGCGCCGCACGCGCATCGGCCTGCTCCTGGCTGACGGTGCCGCCGCCGAGCTGCCACGCATCCGTGCCCTGTGCCAGGCGCGCCTGGGCTGGAGTGATGCGCGCTGGGAACAAGAACAACAACGCTATCTGGAGCTGTGGCGCCGTTGCTACAGCCTGCCGTGACCTGCCGTGGAAACCGACGTGACCGAACAACGCTACCTGCTGGCCATCGACAACGGTACCCAGAGCGTGCGCGCGCTGCTCTTCGACCTGGCCGGCAACCTGCTCGGCAAGGGCAAGGTCGAGCTGGAGCCCTATTACTCGGAGCACCCCGGCTGGGCCGAGCAGGACCCCGAGTACTACTGGGCCAGCCTCGGCGAGGCCTGCCGGCGCCTGTGGGCCAGTGTCGATATCGACAAGCGCCTGATCGCCGGTGTTTCGGTCACTACCCAGCGCGGCACCCTGATCAATGTGGATGCCGAGGGCCAGCCGCTACGCCCGGCGATTCTCTGGCTGGATCAGCGCCGTGCCGAGGTGGCCGGTCATATCAAGGGGCCTTGGGGCTGGCTGTTCAAGCTGATCCGCGAAGAGGAAACCATCGACTATTTCCGCGCCCAGGCCGAGGCCAACTGGATCGCCCAGCAGCAGCCGCAGATCTGGGCCAATACGCACAAGTTCCTGTTGCTGTCGGGCTTTCTCACCCATCGCCTGAGCGGCCGCTTTGCCGACTCGGTGGGCAGTTGCGTGGCCTACCTGCCGTTCGACTACAAGCGCCTGTGCTGGGCCAAGCCCAGCGACTGGAAGTGGCAGGCCATTCCGATCCAGCCGTCGATGCTGCCGGAGCTGGTCAAGCCGGGTGAGCGTCTGGGCTCCATCACGGCCGAGGCCAGCCGGCATACCGGCATTCCCGAAGGCCTGCCGTTGATCGCCGCCGCGTCGGACAAGGCCTGCGAGGTGATCGGCGCCGGCGGTGTGGAGCCGAGCACGGCGTGCCTGTCCTACGGCACCACGGCGACCATCAACACCACGCGCTCGACGTACCTGGAAACCATCCCGCTGATCCCGCCGTACCCGGCGGCGATTCCCGACCACTACAACACCGAGGTCATGATCTTCCGCGGCTTCTGGATGGTCAGCTGGTTCAAGGAGCAGTTCGGCCACGCCGAGCGCCAGCGTGGCCTGGAGCTGGGGGTGGAGGCGGAAACCCTGTTCGACGAGCTGGTCAACAGCGTGCCGCCCGGCTCCATGGGCCTGACCCTGCAGCCGTTCTGGTCGCCAGGCATCCGCGAGCCGGGCCTGGAGGCCAAGGGCTCGATCATCGGTTTCGGCGACGTGCACACCCGCGCGCACCTGTATCGCGCCATCCTCGAAGGCCTGGCCTACGCCCTGCGCCAGGGCAAGGAGAAGATCGAGAAACGCTCGGGCACCCGCATCAGTCGCCTGCGCATCTCCGGCGGCGGCTCGCAGAGCGATGCGGCCATGCAGCTGACCGCCGACATCTTCAACCTGCCGGCCGAGCGTCCGCACCTGTACGAGACCTCCGGCCTCGGTGCGGCCATCGACTGCGCCGTCGGCCTCGGTCTGCACCCGGACTTCCCCACGGCCATCGCCGCCATGACCCGGGTGGGCAAGGTGTTCCAGCCCAATCCTCAGGCGGTGCAGGTCTACGAGCGGCTGTACCGCGAGGTCTACCTGCGCATGTACCAGCAGTTGCGTCCGCTGTACCGCAGCATCCGCGAGATCACCGGCTATCCGGCCTGATTGCGCCACTCCAGGGACTTCCGCGCCGAACGGGCTGTCTGCATATACTCGGGTGCATTCTGCACAAGGAGTAGGGCATGAGCGAACGCAAGGCACTGCTGATCCTGCATGGTAAGCAGGCACTCAACGAAGAAGTGCGCGCCGCCGTGCTGGCGCAGCGTGAGGCCGGCTGGGAGTTGGCCGTGCGCCTGACCTGGGAAGCCGGCGATGCCGCGCGCCTGGTCGACGAGGCGCTGGCCGCCGGTTATTCGACCCTGATTGCCGGTGGCGGTGATGGCACCCTGCGCGATGTCGCCGAGGCCATGGCCCTCAGCGCTGCGCACGCTTCTCTGGTGCTGCTGCCATTGGGCACGGCCAATGATTTTGCCCGGGCGGCGGGCGTTCCCCTGCTGCCTAGCGAGGCCCTGGCCCTGCTGGATGAGCCACCCAGGCCCATCGATCTGGGCGAGGTGGACGGCCAGTTGTTCCTCAATATGGCCACCGGCGGCTTCGGTTCGAAGATCACCGCCAACACCTCGGAAGACCTGAAGAAGCTGCTCGGTGGCGCCGCCTATTTCCTCACCGGGCTGACGCGCTTCTCCGAGGTGCATTCGGCGTTCGGGCGTTTCCAGGGGCCGGGTTTCAGTTGGGAGGGTGAATTTCTCGCCCTCGGTATCGGCAACGGGCGCCAGGCCGGTGGCGGGCATGTGCTGTGCCCGCAGGCGCGGGTGGACGACGGTCTGCTGGATATCTGCATCGTGCCGGCGCCGCAGGATCTGGTCGGCACCCTGGGCACCTTGTTGTCCGGGGGGATTCTCGGTCTCGAATCGGTGTCGGTGAGTGCGCGCTTGCCCTGGGTCGAGGTCGAGGCGGCAGAGGGGCTGGATATCAACCTTGATGGCGAGCCCCTGGAGAGCCGCCACCTGCGTTTTGCCGTACGCCCAGGCGCATTGCGCGTGCACCTGCCGGCGGGCTCGCCACTGCTGCTTGGCTAAGAACCTGTTTACGATCTTTTGGACTAGAGCCAGGCAAGGCAAAAACAAGCGAGGAAGCGGAGTTTACGAGCTGTAAATGAGCATTCCGAGCCTGTTTTTAACGCGGTATGGCCGACGGCCAGGAGATCGTAAACAGGTTCTAAGGCATGATGGTGCCTGGCCATCTGCTTTCATTTAGCCCGCAACTGGCCGATACACTGGCTAGACTCGATTTAGTTAACAGGAGCGCGTAATGGCCGGCATTCTCGATTCAGTGGATCAACGCACCCAGCTGGTGGGTGAGAACCGCCTGGAAATCCTTATGTTCCGTCTGGCCGGCAGGCAACTGTTCGCCATCAACGTGTTCAAGGTCCAGGAAGTCCTGCAGCTGCCCAAGCTGACCTTGATGCCACAGCGCCATCCGCACGTCTGTGGCGTGGTCAACCTGCGCGGGCAGACCCTGCCGGTGATCGACCTGTCCCAGGCCATTGGCATGCGGCCGATTACGCCGAGCGAGAACAGCACCATTATTGTCACCGAGTACAACCGCTCGGTGCAGGCCTTCCTGGTGGGTGGCGTGGATCGCATCCTCAACCTTAACTGGGAGTCCATCCTGCCGCCGCCCGGTGGGGCTGGCCGCCAGCATTACCTGACTGCGATCACCAAGGTCGATGAGCAGATCGTCGAGATCATCGACGTGGAAAAGGTCTTGTCGGAAATCGCGCCGATGAGCACCAAGGTTTCCGACGAAAAACTGGCCGATCCGCTACTGGCCAAGGCCGTGGGCCGCGAAGTGCTGCTGGTGGATGACTCCACCGTGGCCCTCAATCAGCTGCGCGAAACCATGTCCCAGCTGGGCCTGCGTACGCATTCAGCCAGCGACGGCCTCAAGGCCCTGCAGCTGTTGAAGAAGTGGGCCGACACCGGTGAGGTGATGACCGACAAGCTGCTGATGATCTTCACCGATGCGGAAATGCCGGAAATGGACGGCTATCGCCTGACCACCGAGATCCGCAACGATCCGCGCCTGAAAGACCTCTATGTGGTGCTGCACACCTCGCTGTCCGGCAGCTTCAACGAGGCCATGGTGAAGAAGGTCGGCTGCGACAACTTCCTCTCCAAGTTCCAGCCGGACAAGCTGGTCGATGTGATTCGCGAGCGCCTGCAGCTCGACGAATAAGCCGCCACTAACGCGACGGGCTTGAGCTGGTCGCGTGCTCGCCGTATAACCGGCATCTTTCCCCCAAGGATAAGGATGCCGGTCATGCAACTCGCTGCCCTCTATCGCTACCCACTCAAGTCAGGCAAGGCCGAAAGCCTGGCCAGTGCGCGTCTGGACGCCCTGGGCGTGGTGGGTGATCGGCGCTGGATGCTGGTGGAGGAGGGCAATGGCCGTTTCCTCACCCAGCGCCTGCTGCCGCAGATGAGCCAGCTCTCGGCGCTGTGGAATGCGGCGGGCGGGCTGACCCTCAGCGCGCCGGGGCGTGACAGCCTGGATGTGCCGCTGCCGGATGCCGACAGTGAGCTGCGCGGGGTGACCGTATGGCGCGACAGCCTGCGCGTGCCGGATGCCGGCGATGCCGCAGCCGAGTGGCTGAGCGCCTTTATCGGTCGCGCCTGCCGCTTGGTGCAAGTGCCCGAGAGTCGTGCGCGGCAGGTCGATACCGGTTATGCCCAGCCCGGCGACAAGGTGGCCTTTGCCGACGGTTTCCCGCTGCTACTGATCGGCCAGGCCTCGCTGGATGATCTGTCCGCACGCGTCGGCCGGCCGCTGGAGATGCTGCGTTTTCGCCCCAACCTGGTGGTGCAGGGCAGCGCGGCCTTTGCCGAGGACAGCTGGAAGCGGATCCGCATCGGTACGCTGGAGTTCGAGGTGGCCAAAGGTTGCAGTCGCTGCGTGCTGACTACCATCGACCCGCAGACCGGCGAGCGCAGCGCCGACCGCGAACCGCTGACCACCCTGAAGACCTACCGCGAGCGCGATGGCGAGGTGTATTTCGGCCAGAACCTGTTGCCGCGCGGCATCGGCGAGTTGCAGGTCGGCATGCCCGTGGAAGTGCTGGCGTAGCCCGGATGTAATCCGGGGGCTTTCTCTGTAGCCATTCCCGGATTGCATCCGGGCTACGGTTTGTTGAGATAGGACGCGGATTTTCCTAGAGGCAGTAGCAGCGGCAAAGTCCGGCGCTCAGGGGCGCAGGATGCAAACGAAACGGGCGCCCTCGGGCGCCCGTTGTGCATTTCACTGATCGTCGAAGAAGCGCTCATGCCAGTCCACCAGCGGCGTCGGGGCGTTGAGCTTCTGCCCGTAGATCACCGAGTAGGACAGCACGTTCTGCACGTACTGGCGGGTTTCGTCGAACGGGATGTTCTCCACCCACACGTCGAAGGCCAGGTGGTCGGCACCACGCAGCCACTGGCGCACGCGTCCCGGACCGGCGTTGTAGGCGGCCGAGGCGAGCACGCGGTTACCGTTGAACTGGCCATGCACCTGGCTCAGGTAGGCAGCGCCGAGCTGAATGTTCTTCTCCGGCACCAGTGCCTGCTGCGGGTTGGCCAGGGGAATACCGAACTTGCGCGCGGTTTCCTTGGCAGTGGCCGGCATCAGCTGCATCAGGCCCATGGCGCCGACCGGTGAACGCGCGTCGGCCATGAAGGCGCTTTCCTGGCGGGTGACGGCGAACACCCAGCTGGAGTGCAGGCCGCGCAGCTTGGCCTGTTGGGTCAGGCTGGTCTTGTGCGCCATCGGGAAGCGGATATCCAGGTCGTCCCAGTACTGCGCCTGGCTGATGGTGCGGATGGCCGGGAAGTACCACTCTTTGTCGAAAGCCAGGCGGGCCTGGGCGACCAGTTCGTCGCGGCTGAACAGGCGGCTGACGTGGTACCACTCGCGGCGACCGTCGACGATCTGGCCACGGTCGTGGAATTCCAGGGCGCGGCGGATACCGGCGGTGTTGCGTACCTTCTGCACCAGTTGCGGGTCGAGGGCCAGCGGTTTGTTGTTCAGGCTGTAAGGCGCCTCGATGCGGTCGGCGGCGAGGAAGCCGTAGAAGTCACGCTCCTTGGCCAGCGGCTGATACAGGGCCTGTACCTGCGGGTTTTGCGGCTGTGCCAGTTGCAGGCTGCGTGCTTGCCAGTAGCGCCAGCGGGGAGTCGCGGCCAGGTCGGCCGGTAGGCGGCTGGTCAGCTGGTAGGCATCGTCCCAGCGCCCGTGGCGCAGGAGCAGGCGGGCGCGCCATTCGGAGACGGTGTTGTCGCGCAGCTGCGGGTCATACTTGCTCATCACGTCCAGGCCGCGCATGTCGAAGCGCTTGGCCAGGGTCAGGCCGATCTCGCGGGCGATGGCGACTTTCTCTTCGTCGGAGAAGCTCATCTTGCTGGCGTAGACCTCGAGCAGGCTCAGGGCCTTCTCCGGGTCCTGGCGTGCCAGACGGCGCAGACCCAGACCAACCACATCGGCCATGGCCCGGTCGGCCGGGGTGAAGCGGGCGCTCTGGGTCAGCAGCAGCGGCTTCTGCGCCACTTCGACCAGCAGCTTGCCTTGCTTGTCGAGGCTCGGCAGGCCTTTGATCAGGTGGCTGGCGAGGCCATAGTTGCGTGCTTCGGCGGCCAGCTTGGCGCGTTTCCAGCGCAGATCCTCGGTCAACTTGCCGTCGGCGCGCCAGATGTTGAACAGCACGTCGCAGGCTGCCGGCTGCGATTTGCCGACCAGCCAGAGCTTCTCGGCGGTGACATTGCCTTCGGCCTTCATGCCGTGCTTGAGCTGGTACTGGCCGTAGAGGCAGTCCAGTTCGGTGAAATTCAGCTTGGGATCGTAGTAATTGATGAAGGTTTGCCATTCGCCGCGGTCGGCCAGCCAGCGCAACCAGCGCAGCTTCATCCAGCCGGCTTGTGGCAGGTCGCCATGCTCGGTGAGAAATTTCTCGATTTCTTCATTGCTGGCCCATTTCAGCCGAGCGGTCAGCTCGTCATAGGCCAGATAAGGTTCCAGCGGGTAGTCGCGCAGGGCATTGGCATAGCGCAGGTAGGGGCCCTTGTCGCCTTTGGCCAGGGCGCGCTTGGCTTCGTCGTACATCTGGCGTTGTTGCGCCAGGCTGGCCGCATGGGCGCTGGGAAGGCTGAAGGTGCATAGAAGCAGGCAGGAACACAGGCTGAGCAGAGAACGGCGCATGACACTTCCGGGCAGACGACAGTAGGGTGCAGGCTTCGCCGAGCACCAAATATGTCTAGCTTAGCCTTTTGCGCGATGTTGGTGAAAGCGCGCCGCGTTAGCGTGAAGTGTGATGCATAAATGCCAGCATGGATTGCCGGCAACTCAGTTAGAATGCGTCCCCGGTTTTTTGGAAGTTGCTCGTCATGACCCTGCTCAAGTTCACCGAAGTTTCCCTGGCCTACGGCGCTATGCCGCTGCTGGACAAGGTGTCCTGGCAAATTGCCCGTGGCGAGCGCGCCTGCATCATCGGTCGTAACGGCACCGGCAAGTCGAGCATGCTGCGTCTGGTCAAGGGCGATCAGATGCCCGATGACGGCGAAATCTGGCGCGCGCCAGGACTGAAAATCGGCGAATTGCCCCAGGAATTGCCGCGCGCCGACGAGCGGACGGTATTTGATGTGGTAGCCGAGGGCCTGGCCGGCGTCGGCGAGTTGCTGGCCCGTTATCACCACCTGAGCCAGAACATCCACACCGACGAAGACCTCAACCAGCTCATGCATGTACAGCAGGAACTGGAAGCGAAGGATGGCTGGCGTCTGCAGCAACTGGTGGACAGCACCCTGAGCCGCCTGCAGCTGCCGGCCGACAAGACCCTGGCCGAGCTGTCGGGGGGCTGGCGTCGTCGTGTGCTGCTGGCCCAGGCGCTGGTCTCCGAGCCGGATCTGCTGCTGCTCGACGAACCAACCAACCACCTGGATATCGGCGCCATCGCCTGGCTCGAAGAGGCGCTGCTGGGCTTCAACGGTGCGGTTCTGTTTATTACCCACGATCGCTCCTTCCTGCAGAACCTGGCCACGCGCATCCTCGAGCTGGATCGTGGCGGCCTGATCGACTGGAACGGCGACTACGCCAGCTTCCTGGTGCACAAGGAGCAGCAACTGGCGGCGGAAGAAACCGCCAATGCCCTGTTCGACAAGCGTCTGGCCCAGGAAGAAGTGTGGATTCGCCAGGGCATCAAGGCCCGCCGCACCCGTAACGAAGGGCGCGTGCGCGCCCTCAAGGAGATGCGCCAGGAGCGCAGCGAGCGTCGTGAGCGGCAGGGCAAGGCCAATATCCAGCTGGAAACTGCGGACAAGTCCGGCAAACAGGTGATGGTGGTGGAGAGCGTCAGCTTCGCCCATCCAGGCGGCCCCAAGCTGGTCGACGATTTCTCCTTCGTCCTGCAGCGCTCCGACCGCATCGGTCTGCTCGGCGCCAACGGCACGGGCAAGACCACGCTGCTGAAGATGTTGCTCGGCGATCTGCAGCCGACCAGCGGCAAGATCGAGGTGGGTACCAAGCTGGAAGTGGCGTATTTCGACCAATTGCGTCACCAGCTGGAGCCGGAAAAGACGGTGATCGACAACGTCGCCGAGGGTCGCGACTTCATTACCATCGATGGCCAGAACCGCCATGTGCTTAGCTATCTGGGCGACTTCCTGTTCAGCCCGCAACGTGCCCGTACCCCGGTCAAGGCGCTATCGGGTGGCGAGCGGGCACGACTGTTGCTGGCCAAGCTGTTCAGCAAACCGGCCAACCTGCTGGTGCTGGACGAACCGACCAACGACCTCGACGTGGAAACCCTCGAGTTGCTCGAAGAAGTGCTGCTGAGTTTCCCTGGCACCGTGCTGATGGTCAGCCACGACCGGGCCTTCCTCGACAACGTGGTGACCAGCACCCTGGTGTTCGAGGGCGAAGGGCGCGTACGCGAGTACGTCGGCGGTTACCAGGACTGGCTGCGCCAGGGCGGTTCGCCGCGCTTGCTCGGTGTTGGCGAGAGCAAATCAGGTAAAGCAGAACTGAGCGCGGTGGCACCCGCTGCGCCGGTAGTGGAACCCGCGGCGGAAGTGCCGGCGGCGGCCAAGAAAAAGCTCAGCTACAAGCTGCAGCGTGAGCTGGAAGCGATTCCCGGGCAGATCGATACCCTGGAAAAACAGCTCGCAGAGCTCCAGGCGCAGATCGCCGCTCCGGCGTTCTATCAGCAGCCGGCGGTTACCACCGCGGCCGCGCTGGATCGCCTGCAGAGCCTGCAAGAAGAACTGGACCAGCTCTTGGAGCGTTGGGCCGAACTGGAAGCCTGAAGAGCCTGTCGGAGAGACGCATGGCGATTGAGTACCGCATCACCCTGGATGACAACCATCAGTTCAGCTACAGGATCGAGCTGGACCGGCCGTACGATGCCCAGAGTGCTGAAACGATGCCCAAATGGACGCGCCTGGAACATAACCAGTGCAGCAACTGCCCATTGAATAAGGGCGAGTTCAGTCATTGTCCGGCTGCTGTCGATCTGCATCGAGTGATCGAGGATTTCCAAGGCTTGCCGGCCGTGAAGAAGGCGCAGGTCTGGGTGCGTACCCCGGAGCGCGAGTACAACAAGCTGGTTGGCTTGGAAGAGGGCTTGCGCTCGTTGCTCGGGGTGATCATGGCGACCAGTGCCTGCCCGGTGCTGGGTCGCCTGAAGCCGATGGCGCAGAACCACCTGCCGTTCGCCAGCAGCCAGGAGTTCATCCTGCGCACCATTTCCCTGTACCTGACTCGCCAGTATTTCAACTTCCGTGAAGGGCGTCGTCCGGATTGGGAGCTGAAAGGGCTGGTCAAGCAGTTCCAGCAATTGCAGCTGGTCAATCAGGCCTTCTGGCAGCGGATTCTGGATGTCTGTGAAGGTGATTCCAACCTCAAGGCCTTCCTCACCTTCTTCTCCATGTCGTCGAGCATGACCGTGTCGCTGGAGACTCAGCTACAGAAAATCCGCCCGCTGGTCATGAGTGCCGGCGACGCCATCGAATAGGGCGCCTTGGCGCCTCTTTCTCAGCTTGGCTTCTTCAGGCGCACGGCCAGTACGTCGCATGGTGCGCCATGCAGCACGTCATTGGCCGTTGAGCCGAGCAGCAGGGCCAGGCCGTGCCGGCCATGGCTGCCGACCACGATCAGGTCGCAGCCCTGTTCTGTCGCCAGGCGGTGAATCTCCTGACGCGGTTGGCCATAAACCAAGTGGCGCTGTTCGCTGACCAGTTGTGGATAACGTCCGGCAAAGCTTTGCAGGCGCTCACGGGCCTGGTCGAATTGCTGCTGTTGCAGCAGTGACAGATCCATCGGGACGTCCCCGCCAAACGCCATCGCCATCGGTTCGATGATATGCACCAGCGACGCCTTGGCAGTGCTGCTGGTCGCCAGCTCCAGGGCGCGAACCACCACCGGGTGGCATTCTTCGGTCAGGTCGACGGCAATCAGAATGTGCTGATAGGGCATGAGCGTTTCCTCCTTGGTTGAGGCAGCCTTTTATAAACAGTATGGCTTGCCTGCTTCATAACACAGGCTTTTGCCGCAGGGTGACAGATATGACCGGGTGGATCGTGGTTTTGCTGGTTGCTATGGCGCTCAGTCCGCTGGTCTGGCTGCGCCCTTCGCGCCGGCAGAGTGGGCAGATGGCGCAGCGTCTGGCGGCGCGTCGTCTGGGGTTGGGCATGCAGTTGACGCAACCGGAGTGGCCGCATTGGCTGGAGTCCAGCCCGCCGGGCAGCTGTGCCCAGTACCATCGGCCTCGGCGCCGTGGTCGTGATGACTGCTGGAGCTATTGGCAGAGCGCTCCGGGGCTGTGGCTCAACCAGTGGCGCGAACCCTGTGGCGATCCCGTGTTGCAGGAATGTCTGCGCGAATTGCCAGCGGATGTCTACAAGGTAGAGGCCGGGGCGCAAATGATTGCGTTGTACTGGGGCGAGCGTGGCGGCGAGGTCGAGCTGAGCGCAATTGCCGGTGCATTGGCGAAGCTGGCCTGATAGGTTTAGCGCCACTGTTCGCAGCATTATTTGTCCGGTGAATGTCGGTCATCAGAGCTGTGAAGTGCTCTGGAATGCGGGTGTAGCTCGTTTTTTGTGGCTGCAAGATCGATTCTGGTCATTGCGTGACGCTGTGCTCATTTGCTGCGCCAGTGACGGGCAATTGACAATTGTCGGGTTTTCACAGAATGTGTGCTCACCCAAATCAAACGGGCGTATGAATTGTGCGTTTGCCGACCTCGGCAGCGCCTATACAGCCCGATTATCGCATCGGTGGGTGTACCTGGCCGATTGCGGCTATGCTCGACGGCTGCGCCGCGGGCAAGCCTGCTAGTTGGCTCCGATGTGTACTGTTCAGCTTCCATACCGTGGAGATCAGTTGATGATTTACGAAGGTAAAGCCATCACGGTTAAGGCTCTTGAGAGCGGCATCGTCGAATTGAATTTCGACCTCAAGGGTGAGTCCGTTAACAAGTTCAACCGTCTCACTCTGAGCGAGCTGCGCCAGTCCGTGGATGCCATTAAGGCCGACGGTTCGATCAAGGGCGTAATCGTTACCAGCGGCAAAGACGTGTTCATCGTCGGCGCCGACATCACCGAGTTCGTCGATAACTTCAAGTTGCCCGACGAAGAGCTGGTAGCCGGCAACCTCGAAGCCAACAAGATCTTCAGCGACTTCGAAGACCTCAATGTGCCGACCGTAGTGGCCATCAACGGCATCGCCCTGGGTGGCGGTTTCGAAATGTGCCTGGCCGCTGACTACCGCGTTGCTGCAGAGACCGCCAAGGTCGGCCTGCCTGAAGTCAAACTGGGTATCTACCCGGGCTTCGGTGGCACCGTGCGTCTGCCGCGCGTGATCGGTACCGACAACGCCATCGAGTGGATCGCTTCCAGCAAGGAAGCCAAAGCTGCCGACGCCCTGAAAGTAGGCGCGGTCGACGCTGTCGTCGCTCCGGCCAAACTGCAGGAAGCGGCTCTGGACCTGGTCAAGCGCGCCATCTCCGGCGAGCTGGACTACAAGGCCAAGCGTCAGCCCAAGCTGGAAAAGATCAAGCTCAACGCCATTGAGCAGATGATGTCCTTCGAAACCGCCAAAGGTTTCGTTGCTGGCCAGGCCGGCCCGAACTACCCGGCTCCGGTCGAAGCCATCAAGACCATCCAGAAAGCTGCCAACTTCGGTCGCGACAAAGCGCTGGAAGTGGAAGCCGCTGGCTTCGTCAAGCTGGCCAAGACTTCGGTTGCGGAAAGCCTGATCGGTCTGTTCCTGAATGACCAGGAACTGAAGAAGAAAGCCAAGCAGCACGACGAAATCGCGCGTGACGTGAAACTGGCTGCCGTACTGGGCGCGGGCATCATGGGTGGCGGTATCGCCTACCAGTCCGCTTCCAAGGGCACCCCGATCCTGATGAAGGATATCCGCGAAGAGGGTATCCAGATGGGTCTGGCCGAGGCTTCCAAGCTGCTCGGCAATCGCGTTGCCAAAGGCCGCATGACGCCAGCGAAGATGGCTGAAGCCCTGACCGGCATTCGTCCGACCATGTCCTACGGTGATTTCGGTAACGTCGACATCGTCGTCGAAGCCGTAGTCGAGAACCCGAAGGTCAAGCAGATCGTTCTGGCCGAAGTGGAAGGTGTGGTTCGCGAAGACGCGATCCTGGCTTCCAACACTTCGACCATTTCCATCAACTTGCTGGCCAAGGCCCTCAAGCGTCCGGAAAACTTCGTCGGCATGCACTTCTTCAACCCGGTGCACATGATGCCGCTGGTTGAAGTCATCCGTGGCGAGAAGTCCAGCGATGTAGCCGTGGCTACTACCGTTGCCTACGCCAAGAAGATGGGCAAGAGCCCGATCGTGGTCAACGATTGCCCGGGCTTCCTGGTCAACCGCGTGCTGTTCCCGTACTTCGGTGGCTTCTCCAAGCTGCTGGCTTTCGGTGTCGACTTCGTGCGTATCGACAAGGTCATGGAGAAGTTCGGCTGGCCCATGGGCCCGGCGTACCTGTCCGACGTGGTCGGTATCGACACTGGCCACCACGGCCGTGACGTGATGGCTGAAGGCTTCCCGGATCGCATGGCTGTTGAAGGCCGTACTGCGGTTGACGTGATGTATGAAGCAGATCGCCTGGGCCAGAAGAACGGCAAAGGCTTCTACTCCTACGAAATGGACAAGCGCGGCAAGCCGAAGAAGGTTTCTGATCCGGTTGCCTACGACCTGCTCAAGTCCATCGTGACCGAGCAGCGTGAGCTGACTGACGAAGACATCATCAATTTCATGATGATCCCGCTGTGCCTGGAAACCGTTCGTTGCCTGGAAGACGGCATCGTTGAAACCGCTGCCGAGGCCGATATGGGCCTGATCTACGGCATCGGCTTCCCGCCCTTCCGTGGTGGTGCACTGCGTTACATCGACTCCATCGGTGTAGCCGAATTCGTGGCCCTGGCTGACAAATATGCCGACCTGGGCGCGCTGTACTACCCGACCGCCAAACTTCGCGAAATGGCCAAAAACGGCCAGAAGTTTTTCGGTTAATCGCGCAACGATCAGAGCGAGAGTAGAGATATGAGCCTGAATCCGAGAGACGCAGTCATTGTCGACTTCGGCCGTACCCCGATGGGTCGTTCCAAAGGTGGCATGCACCGCAACACCCGTGCCGAGACTATGTCGGCACACCTGATCAGTGGCGTGCTGGCACGCAACACCAAGCTGGACCCGGCTGAAGTCGAAGACGTGATCTGGGGCTGCGTCAACCAGACCCTGGAGCAGGGCTGGAACATCGCGCGCATGGCGTCGCTGATGACCCCGATCCCGCACACCAGTGCTGCGCAAACCGTGAGCCGCCTGTGTGGTTCCTCCATGAGCGCCCTGCACACTGCCGTGCAGGCGATCCAGACCGGCAACGGCGACGTGTTCGTGGTTGGTGGCGTGGAGCACATGGGCCACGTCAGCATGATGCACGGCG encodes:
- a CDS encoding FGGY-family carbohydrate kinase; amino-acid sequence: MTEQRYLLAIDNGTQSVRALLFDLAGNLLGKGKVELEPYYSEHPGWAEQDPEYYWASLGEACRRLWASVDIDKRLIAGVSVTTQRGTLINVDAEGQPLRPAILWLDQRRAEVAGHIKGPWGWLFKLIREEETIDYFRAQAEANWIAQQQPQIWANTHKFLLLSGFLTHRLSGRFADSVGSCVAYLPFDYKRLCWAKPSDWKWQAIPIQPSMLPELVKPGERLGSITAEASRHTGIPEGLPLIAAASDKACEVIGAGGVEPSTACLSYGTTATINTTRSTYLETIPLIPPYPAAIPDHYNTEVMIFRGFWMVSWFKEQFGHAERQRGLELGVEAETLFDELVNSVPPGSMGLTLQPFWSPGIREPGLEAKGSIIGFGDVHTRAHLYRAILEGLAYALRQGKEKIEKRSGTRISRLRISGGGSQSDAAMQLTADIFNLPAERPHLYETSGLGAAIDCAVGLGLHPDFPTAIAAMTRVGKVFQPNPQAVQVYERLYREVYLRMYQQLRPLYRSIREITGYPA
- the yegS gene encoding lipid kinase YegS: MSERKALLILHGKQALNEEVRAAVLAQREAGWELAVRLTWEAGDAARLVDEALAAGYSTLIAGGGDGTLRDVAEAMALSAAHASLVLLPLGTANDFARAAGVPLLPSEALALLDEPPRPIDLGEVDGQLFLNMATGGFGSKITANTSEDLKKLLGGAAYFLTGLTRFSEVHSAFGRFQGPGFSWEGEFLALGIGNGRQAGGGHVLCPQARVDDGLLDICIVPAPQDLVGTLGTLLSGGILGLESVSVSARLPWVEVEAAEGLDINLDGEPLESRHLRFAVRPGALRVHLPAGSPLLLG
- a CDS encoding chemotaxis protein CheV, which produces MAGILDSVDQRTQLVGENRLEILMFRLAGRQLFAINVFKVQEVLQLPKLTLMPQRHPHVCGVVNLRGQTLPVIDLSQAIGMRPITPSENSTIIVTEYNRSVQAFLVGGVDRILNLNWESILPPPGGAGRQHYLTAITKVDEQIVEIIDVEKVLSEIAPMSTKVSDEKLADPLLAKAVGREVLLVDDSTVALNQLRETMSQLGLRTHSASDGLKALQLLKKWADTGEVMTDKLLMIFTDAEMPEMDGYRLTTEIRNDPRLKDLYVVLHTSLSGSFNEAMVKKVGCDNFLSKFQPDKLVDVIRERLQLDE
- a CDS encoding MOSC domain-containing protein, with protein sequence MPVMQLAALYRYPLKSGKAESLASARLDALGVVGDRRWMLVEEGNGRFLTQRLLPQMSQLSALWNAAGGLTLSAPGRDSLDVPLPDADSELRGVTVWRDSLRVPDAGDAAAEWLSAFIGRACRLVQVPESRARQVDTGYAQPGDKVAFADGFPLLLIGQASLDDLSARVGRPLEMLRFRPNLVVQGSAAFAEDSWKRIRIGTLEFEVAKGCSRCVLTTIDPQTGERSADREPLTTLKTYRERDGEVYFGQNLLPRGIGELQVGMPVEVLA
- a CDS encoding transglycosylase SLT domain-containing protein, encoding MRRSLLSLCSCLLLCTFSLPSAHAASLAQQRQMYDEAKRALAKGDKGPYLRYANALRDYPLEPYLAYDELTARLKWASNEEIEKFLTEHGDLPQAGWMKLRWLRWLADRGEWQTFINYYDPKLNFTELDCLYGQYQLKHGMKAEGNVTAEKLWLVGKSQPAACDVLFNIWRADGKLTEDLRWKRAKLAAEARNYGLASHLIKGLPSLDKQGKLLVEVAQKPLLLTQSARFTPADRAMADVVGLGLRRLARQDPEKALSLLEVYASKMSFSDEEKVAIAREIGLTLAKRFDMRGLDVMSKYDPQLRDNTVSEWRARLLLRHGRWDDAYQLTSRLPADLAATPRWRYWQARSLQLAQPQNPQVQALYQPLAKERDFYGFLAADRIEAPYSLNNKPLALDPQLVQKVRNTAGIRRALEFHDRGQIVDGRREWYHVSRLFSRDELVAQARLAFDKEWYFPAIRTISQAQYWDDLDIRFPMAHKTSLTQQAKLRGLHSSWVFAVTRQESAFMADARSPVGAMGLMQLMPATAKETARKFGIPLANPQQALVPEKNIQLGAAYLSQVHGQFNGNRVLASAAYNAGPGRVRQWLRGADHLAFDVWVENIPFDETRQYVQNVLSYSVIYGQKLNAPTPLVDWHERFFDDQ